The sequence below is a genomic window from Humulus lupulus chromosome 3, drHumLupu1.1, whole genome shotgun sequence.
TAGTTAATTCGTTTTGCAAACTTGAGTTTGAAATTGGGTCCTCACACCTTACATAGTGCTAGGTAACATGGTATTAATGGAATCATATGTTAAGAAAAACAACACTTGCCAATGGCCTAAATGCAATTAAAGAGTAAACAACACATTaaaatgaagaataaaaaaaCCAAACTTTAAACTAACTTGAAGTTCATTTTCTTATTTAGGCAAACCAATCTCTACTATTCACATCTCCAACAATACATCAAACAAATAGCCAAAAGCAGCTAGTCATCAGTACAAGAAGAATTGTACCTGAGCAGGGGCTAAGGATGAAACCCAGTCTGATGCATGCGTGGGAAGCAACCCCAAAGTATTAAGCTGTCAAGATGAAAAACTTTCAAGTATGAATCACTGAAAGAAAATGGCTGAATCCAACATGTACTGGATTGCTTGGGATTAGTAAAAAATAAGGTAACTAAAAAACATGAGAGAAAGTGGAACAATCACCTTCCAAAAACCTAGAGCTAGACCTCCCAAATTAAGGGCAATGAACAACAACTTAGGAGCAAGAAGATCAACCTTGCTATCTTTATACGGCTCAAAAACTGCGGAATCAAAACCAAAGTAACAAGAATTACCTCGGTGAGAACATAAAAGTGCCTTGTAAATAGAACTTGAAATATAGTTCAAGTGGCACGATTTCAAAATAACTACAAACCATACAAATGTGATATATCAAAGCAACAAGTAATTCTGAATGGAAATGTTATATCTAAGTAGCTACATCATCTAAATGAATTCATTTGCATTTTGAAAGTGTAGATTACCCTCCAATTTCTTATATACTTACAGACttaccttataaataatatttcttgCTATGTTATTACAGATTAAAACACAGAGACACGGAAAACAAACACTAGAAAATAATTTATGCATATCCTTACCCTTTCCCACGCCCTGTAAGGCGCTAATGGGCTGCCAAAGAGCAGAGAAAGTAATTCCAATGCTAAACAAATGCACTGTACTTCCAGCCATCCACATCATGAATCCCATCATCATCAAATTTTTAAAGGGAGCCTGTGCCACCTCCCAAGTTTTCTGTTGAAACAAAAAATGATACCACGAGTTAGATTAACGAGTTCTTGATCCAGTTCATCAAAACCCTTCAATATCAAGGGGAAAATTCACTAGAAAACTCCACGACAACAGAAAAATCAAACGCCAAGTTGGCTGATCCAACGCAGTCCAACAACTCAATCTACTTGCTACACAAATAAAATCTTCCCAATGCAAAAGATAGTCCATcaattattattatgtatttaatttAAGTTTTGCAGTAAAATGAGCAAATACTCGATCGGACGAAACAGCTGCTTAGATTAGATCTAAATCTCAGCAAGAGCTAGAGTGAAATTGaaaattgtcattttttttccAAGGTTAATCATTTGACTTCTTCCACATACCACACTAGAaaatcaacacaaaaataaacaaattaaatataaaaattgaaTAAGAAATCATACCTGGGATTTCCAAGTAGCTTCAGCATCCTTCTTCTGGCGACTCACAGCAGAATCATCCTaaacaaaacccaaaaatcaaaatctaaaccacaaAATATTTCATCAAAAAGATCAAACcccataaaaaattaaaaaataaaataaaaataaaacctgATCGAGGGAGGCACGAGAGAAACCAGGAGGATCAGGAATATCGCGGGAAGAAGGGGAACTAGAGTAGTCCGAGAAGTCAACGGCCCATCTACGACCTCCACCCATCACTCCCTTTCCCTTCTCCATCTCTCCCAAAATTTCaatgttttgatttgattttggttCACAGCCTCCTTCTTCACTAATAAAACAATTATACTCTCTTTAtctacttgattttttttatttataaaagatTAATTTCCTTAACTCCAGATAAGAACAACAGTAAATATAAACATGTCCCAAACACTCACAATAAAGGCAAAAATCTGGAAGTAACTCATACTTAAGTTCATGCCAAACTGGTTTTTCTATAGTAGGAAACAGAATCCCAACACCTCTAGGCAATGGTTTGGTAGTATCTAATTACACCTTAACCCTCATATAAGGCCCCCAAGATTCCCTAAGAGAAGACTCCTCCATTTCAAGAAACTTACCCAACACAGTACCAATCAAGTTAGCTAACTCAGGAGATCTCTTAAGAAAAGGAATTCTACACTTGAACCCAGAAAGGGGCATGAATTATGGACTCAAGCATAATGACAAAATTATGACTTGGAATTTCCATGATAATGAGATTTTGAGCAAAGTGCCATAGTTACCCCTATATTACACGATTCCCCTCCCCCTCACAGCCAAACTCAGCCAGAAAAAAGACCTTGTTCAGCATCAGAAATGATTACAGAAAATCGTCCCTTCCAGAGATTAgacataattttttttgaagGCTTCCTTATTAAAAAGGACGATTGGTTAGGACTTTCAAAAAGAGTTTCCAGAAAGAGTATAAATTTCATTCTCAGCAGAAGTAAAATTAAGTGATAAAAACAAAGAGTTAACCATATCATCAAGAGAATTAGCCATTTTAAGATAAAGAACCTCataatagaaaagaaaaaaataaactcCCATACCCAAACACATACATAGAAAAAGACTTCATGATTGAAATCAGAGACTTTC
It includes:
- the LOC133823574 gene encoding uncharacterized protein LOC133823574; its protein translation is MEKGKGVMGGGRRWAVDFSDYSSSPSSRDIPDPPGFSRASLDQDDSAVSRQKKDAEATWKSQKTWEVAQAPFKNLMMMGFMMWMAGSTVHLFSIGITFSALWQPISALQGVGKVFEPYKDSKVDLLAPKLLFIALNLGGLALGFWKLNTLGLLPTHASDWVSSLAPAQEVEYSASGLPLR